TAGATTGCGTTTTATTGAAATCAGATCCCCATATCACATCAAATCGCCTTCACTCTCTTGCTCCGAAACGCTTCGTCGAAAAATCGCCTTCGCCGGAACTCCTTGTATCTCGTCGTTCAACGCCAACCGAAGGTATAATCGCACATCTTTCTATTTAGTTTTCAacataaaacaaaacccctaagcTACTAACTGTTGTAGATGATCATGTGTTTCGAATTTTGGGTTTTAATCAGGTTAGGGTTTtgggtagggctgtaaacgaaccgaacgaacatgaacaaggccttgttcgtgttcgttcgttaaggaaataaatgtgttcacgaacggttcatgaacacttaccgaacaagattttatgttcgtgttcgttcattaaggaaatgagggtgttcgcgaacggttcacgaacacaaatgaacacaaataaatttggtgAACGTggcgaaggataaagatagatggcccagagagtagcactcgaacctGAATCctttattgtggaacggaggtcgctCGTATTCGctgatgtaaataatgagaaatgaaagggaaatgatgcgtAAACAatgtgaaagtgggtttcctagtttaattgttagggtaataaaataaataaaagtttattcatataaaaagtacaaataaatataagaaagtacaaagatcttcaattaaaacacaaacatacgaacataaacgaacgcaaatcaacgaatgttcacgaacaccttaccgaacgttcacgaacacactcgaacgaacgagacctctgttcatgttcgttcatttaactaatcgaacaaaatttcttgttcatgttcgttcgtttgttaaatgaacgaacataaacgaacttcccgccgaacagttcacgaaatgttcgctgaacgttcggttcgtttacagccctagttttGGGGTTGTGTATGAAGAAGAAGACTGTTGTTCGTTTTCTTTATAAGGAGACTCGGGCCaggtttttatatatacatataatatagtGTTATGTCATCAAGATTCGCCATGTCCTCATCTCCACCTCATCAAGTCTGTGCCACGTCGGACAAAAAACAAACCAAGTTAGTGCAGATTTAACTGGGTGGTGCCAGTGCAAACAAAAAGTCAAGTTGGGGGTGCCGgatgtcaaagtgttagttgtgGGTGGCAACAGCCAAAGGGCGATAGATGggagtgataaaatccaataacccaataAAAAAGGCAGTTCGTACGCATTCATTACTTTTTAACAACAACTAGTTTTATAAACCACGCGCGTTGCGGCGCAGCCGCAACGAAACTGGATAGCTCTTGGTGTGATAACATGTACATAAACTCACAACTCATAACGCTCATAACGCAATTGTGCAGCGTGCGAAACCGAACAGTTCTTGGTGTGATAACATGAACGTAAACTCATAACGCAATTGCGCTAAACCGAATCATTACATTACAATTCATAACCCGAATTATTTTTGACCCAACATTGGACTCGGGTTTCTATCATAATCATTGCATCTTTGCAATCATATTAACAAACTACCTTCCTACTTGTGATTAATCTTTAACTTGTGATTCATCTTCTGTAAACCCTCCTCTTTGCAATCATATTAACAAACTACATTTTTCCTACCTGTGATTAATCTTCTGTAAACCCTCTTGTAGCTATCTCCAGTTCACTGTAGCTATCTCCAGTCCATTGTAGCTGAAAAGTCGAGCTCTTCAAATCTTTAGTTCATCTAAATCAAGGCAGCTATAATGACAAAAGTCTAAAAGCACTCAAATGTGGTGCAGTTTGAGCGGGGCGAAGAGAACGTTGACATGGCCCTTGCGAGCCAATGCCATGGTAAGTTCCTCTTGGGACTCCCAACTCATCCCTCAACGCAAAACGTTCTAGTCAATGCCTTCAATTAACTCACAAACATGATAACCACCTGCGAATATTTTGTCTAGCTTAACATTTTTGGTACACCAGCAATAAACTTAACCCTAAAGTAACATTCAAAAACCTCTTAGAAAATAGACAGGAACAAATCTAATATTTaaaatgaaaataagttttttctttattttcttcttttatcgtaaaaaatataataacaaaCAAAAAGCCTAAGACAAACCTGATGCCCCACAGAAGCTTTTACAGGTTTATAATCTCCAACTTTACAAACATAAATCACGTTATCAATTGAACACGTTGCAAATGAGACATTGTTGTGCCAATCAACATCAAGAGTAGGTGCTGCAATGACAACATTGTTAAAATCATAtgtataataattaatataaaagaAGTGGAAAACCCATTTATAAATTACTATATTTCATATGGCATGAAATTTATATTGTTGCTTCCATTCTCCAGTTTCGCTACTTAAAATATAATCTTCTTTCATTGTTCCATCTCCAAGAGAATATAGCCCTTAAGTTTTGTTAATGTACTAACCAACTCAATCTAGAAAATATACAATTGGTTAAAAAATAGCACATGTGACCCTTCTCATTGCTACGTCTATAAAATgttctttttatatattttaaatttagGAAGGGTAGACGCAAATTGGCCCGTTGTCTAGTTTGAAGTGAACAAAATTAACTGTTGTCAATTTGAGTTGATCCAAATGATCCCATATTCACATTTTCCTTTTTGCCCAAATTAACCGGTTTAGGTACTCTCActtaattcatttttattttgttttttcaaCTTTTGAGAAATAGAGTATTATACCTGACGTTATTAACATTTGACCGTGTCGACTTGTTGGACCAGCAACCGTTGCCAACCTGGTTTGGTTAACATGTTGTGGGCTGCCGATGGATACTGAACCAGGCCGATAATGTAGTCAAACTTGATTTAAGTGAAGTGTCACACAAAATAATCTAAAACAAAATGTAAACTAATTAACTATGATGATGGTTTCGGATGGGTTGATACCTCTGGGAAAAAAATAAGAAAAGCAAAGGTAAGGATCTGTTGAAATAAAAATGTCCCTCCAAGAATCCAAGAGTCCAAAGTTGAAGCATGGCCTGATCCTGAACCTAC
Above is a window of Helianthus annuus cultivar XRQ/B chromosome 14, HanXRQr2.0-SUNRISE, whole genome shotgun sequence DNA encoding:
- the LOC110908073 gene encoding F-box-like/WD repeat-containing protein TBL1X, which translates into the protein MGTNPFIYCRFRIRPCFNFGLLDSWRDIFISTDPYLCFSYFFPRVSIGSPQHVNQTRLATVAGPTSRHGQMLITSAPTLDVDWHNNVSFATCSIDNVIYVCKVGDYKPVKASVGHQVVIMFVS